In a genomic window of Pseudomonas oryzihabitans:
- a CDS encoding efflux RND transporter periplasmic adaptor subunit has protein sequence MSTVIDSAAVAPGTSARDAAAEWEAFASSRTGEARCRAWLALLCGRLPAIRAGAILLENPADHSYGPVAVWPKAGPELGRLGAVVESTLQLHQSVVKAGPDGTVHLGYPLRIDDRVVGVVTLESTISEREAPEVLREVHWGAAWLVDMLAGRERVEATQARDRLGSVLEVVAASLRHGQKLQQAMFELANALRLHLDCTRAAIGLTDQATVRLIALSDAASFDKHTSLVKSYQKAMDEAYDAHRILQSPVPEEGAEGQTPLHDALRALSGAEAVLSYPLVVGARCLGVITLERESKAFTTQDQVWLDAFGALAAPIIEQKRSAERGVLRRLNDDVRGVFEKLFGPRHLTWKVATAAVLCAVALLVLVPIDYRVSAKTVVEGEVQRVVAAPFDGFINSAYVRAGDTVKRDQLLALLDERDLRIEEARWASERDQYENRLREATAKHDLTAMEVVGAQLRQASAQLRLITEKIARARLTAAFDGIVVSGDLSQQIGAPVEAGKTLFEIAPLHSYRVILQVDEREIRHVQVGQSGRLVMTGIAGEPMPFQVAKVTPVATAQDGRNFFRVEANLAEASLRLRPGMEGVGKIEVGSRSLWWALTHGFSDWLTLWLWTWMP, from the coding sequence ATGAGCACGGTCATCGATTCCGCCGCCGTCGCGCCGGGCACGTCGGCCCGGGATGCCGCTGCCGAGTGGGAGGCCTTTGCCTCCTCGCGGACGGGCGAGGCCAGATGTCGTGCCTGGCTGGCGCTGCTCTGCGGTCGTTTGCCCGCTATCCGAGCGGGTGCCATCTTGCTCGAGAATCCGGCGGACCACAGCTATGGCCCCGTGGCCGTGTGGCCGAAGGCGGGGCCCGAGTTGGGCCGCCTGGGCGCGGTGGTCGAATCGACGTTGCAGCTGCACCAAAGTGTGGTGAAGGCGGGGCCGGATGGCACCGTGCATCTCGGTTATCCGCTGCGGATCGATGATCGCGTCGTCGGGGTGGTGACGTTGGAGTCAACGATCTCCGAGCGCGAGGCGCCCGAGGTACTGCGGGAGGTTCACTGGGGCGCCGCCTGGTTGGTGGACATGCTGGCAGGACGGGAGCGAGTCGAAGCCACCCAGGCTCGCGATCGCTTGGGTTCCGTGCTGGAAGTGGTGGCGGCATCCCTGCGTCATGGCCAGAAACTCCAGCAGGCGATGTTCGAACTCGCCAACGCCTTGCGGCTGCACCTGGACTGCACCCGCGCGGCCATCGGCCTGACGGACCAGGCGACGGTCCGCCTCATTGCCCTGTCGGATGCCGCCTCTTTCGACAAGCACACGTCCCTGGTCAAGAGCTACCAGAAGGCCATGGACGAAGCCTACGACGCCCACCGCATCCTGCAGTCGCCAGTGCCCGAGGAGGGAGCTGAGGGCCAGACACCACTGCATGATGCGCTACGCGCACTGTCGGGTGCCGAAGCGGTCTTGTCCTATCCATTGGTGGTGGGTGCTCGCTGCCTCGGCGTCATTACCCTGGAGCGGGAGAGCAAGGCCTTCACCACGCAGGACCAGGTCTGGCTGGATGCCTTCGGCGCGCTGGCGGCGCCTATCATCGAGCAGAAGCGCTCGGCCGAGCGAGGTGTGCTACGCCGCCTGAACGATGATGTGCGCGGTGTTTTCGAGAAGCTGTTCGGGCCGCGCCACCTGACCTGGAAGGTGGCTACGGCGGCTGTGCTGTGTGCGGTGGCGCTGCTGGTACTGGTACCCATCGACTATCGGGTGTCGGCCAAGACCGTGGTGGAAGGCGAAGTGCAGCGGGTAGTGGCGGCGCCGTTCGATGGCTTCATCAACAGTGCCTATGTGCGTGCGGGCGATACCGTGAAGCGCGATCAACTCCTCGCATTGCTGGACGAGCGTGACCTGCGCATCGAAGAGGCACGTTGGGCGAGCGAGCGCGATCAGTACGAGAACCGCCTGCGTGAAGCCACTGCCAAGCATGACCTGACGGCCATGGAGGTGGTGGGGGCGCAACTGCGCCAGGCGTCGGCCCAACTCAGGCTGATCACGGAGAAGATCGCCCGCGCGCGCCTGACCGCGGCCTTCGACGGCATCGTGGTATCCGGCGATCTGAGCCAGCAGATCGGTGCGCCGGTGGAGGCGGGCAAGACGTTGTTCGAGATCGCCCCGCTGCACAGTTACCGGGTCATCCTCCAGGTGGACGAACGTGAAATCCGCCATGTGCAGGTAGGGCAGTCCGGTCGACTGGTGATGACCGGCATCGCCGGCGAACCCATGCCATTCCAAGTGGCGAAGGTAACGCCAGTGGCAACCGCGCAGGACGGGCGAAATTTCTTCCGGGTCGAGGCGAATCTGGCCGAGGCGTCGCTGCGACTAAGGCCCGGCATGGAGGGCGTTGGGAAGATCGAGGTTGGCAGTCGCTCGCTGTGGTGGGCGCTGACCCATGGCTTCAGCGATTGGCTCACCCTGTGGTTGTGGACCTGGATGCCATAG
- a CDS encoding Hint domain-containing protein, whose protein sequence is MAQRLIVPVKAPYGALAAKLSQVDEDISHPVQAGGCFIKGTRVHTKDGLKPIEEIKVGDWVLSSPEDGSGSPEYKRVVRTFKHERQTIVRVTIHPEGWEPSDSFYAIVATGNHPFWVEGVGWTRADALKPQQWLRQEDGGLAYVGGVSQVYRVGKEGIGWIQDTNSLKGRGRVFDYANYAVIGESEQKKYTYLPDEILASDDPYLRVAVYNLEVGDFHTYYVGAKGFWVHNTNCERVRLANSKSFGHPVGAALRQRSKEEAQHDTEKKRACFVAGTLVHTKEGLRPIEQIEVGDYVLSKPESGEGEVAYKRVVRTVKRENCETWFVSWFDENLHEEAAAKRITQQQYLDAHGNSFVITTPDHPFWVVESDEDKLFHASNRILDAYEDRPWPRREWVRADLLAPGMKLMLHDGRIVEVWASIPAYQAGKANQVWTPYGELEGGTAGILINLDGRVLPEVPLAGRRVMGDEFWKYVNLNPNEACYEGDPPGTVKSSWFHTTVHNMEVEDYHTYFVDALGVWVHNTNCYDVSL, encoded by the coding sequence ATGGCACAACGACTGATCGTCCCGGTAAAGGCGCCATACGGCGCCCTTGCCGCCAAGCTGTCCCAGGTCGATGAGGACATCAGCCACCCAGTGCAGGCGGGTGGCTGCTTCATCAAAGGGACGCGCGTTCATACCAAGGACGGGCTCAAGCCGATCGAGGAGATCAAGGTCGGCGACTGGGTGCTCTCCAGTCCTGAGGATGGCAGCGGCAGCCCTGAGTACAAGCGGGTGGTCAGAACCTTTAAGCATGAGCGACAGACTATTGTCCGCGTCACTATCCACCCTGAGGGGTGGGAGCCATCGGACAGCTTTTATGCCATCGTGGCGACCGGAAACCACCCATTTTGGGTGGAAGGCGTCGGTTGGACACGGGCTGATGCGCTCAAACCCCAGCAATGGTTGCGCCAAGAGGATGGCGGTCTGGCTTATGTGGGCGGCGTGAGCCAAGTATACCGTGTAGGGAAGGAGGGTATTGGCTGGATCCAGGATACAAATAGCTTGAAAGGTCGAGGCAGAGTCTTCGATTACGCTAATTACGCAGTCATTGGTGAGTCCGAACAGAAGAAATACACCTATCTGCCTGATGAAATACTGGCGAGCGATGATCCCTACCTGCGTGTGGCTGTATACAATTTGGAAGTTGGGGATTTCCATACCTATTACGTCGGTGCCAAGGGATTCTGGGTGCACAACACGAATTGTGAGAGAGTGCGGCTTGCCAATAGCAAAAGTTTTGGGCATCCAGTCGGTGCCGCTTTGCGGCAAAGAAGCAAGGAAGAAGCGCAGCATGATACCGAGAAGAAAAGAGCCTGCTTCGTCGCCGGTACCTTGGTTCATACCAAGGAGGGACTCAGGCCTATCGAACAGATCGAGGTAGGTGATTATGTCTTGTCCAAGCCGGAGAGTGGCGAGGGAGAGGTCGCCTACAAACGTGTCGTGCGTACAGTGAAACGGGAGAATTGCGAAACGTGGTTTGTTTCTTGGTTTGACGAGAACTTGCACGAAGAGGCCGCGGCCAAGCGTATTACGCAGCAACAGTATCTGGACGCTCACGGCAACAGCTTTGTGATTACTACCCCTGACCACCCATTCTGGGTAGTGGAGTCCGATGAGGACAAGTTGTTTCATGCCAGCAACCGCATACTTGATGCTTACGAGGATCGGCCTTGGCCTCGCAGAGAGTGGGTTCGAGCAGACTTGCTGGCGCCAGGTATGAAGCTGATGTTGCATGACGGTCGTATTGTAGAGGTATGGGCGTCTATTCCTGCTTATCAAGCAGGTAAAGCAAACCAAGTATGGACTCCCTATGGAGAACTAGAAGGTGGGACTGCCGGGATACTTATTAATCTTGATGGTCGTGTTCTGCCAGAGGTTCCGCTGGCGGGACGTAGAGTTATGGGGGATGAGTTTTGGAAATACGTTAATCTGAATCCTAATGAAGCCTGCTATGAAGGCGACCCGCCAGGAACAGTTAAAAGCTCTTGGTTTCACACTACGGTCCATAATATGGAGGTCGAGGACTACCATACCTATTTTGTGGATGCCTTAGGAGTGTGGGTGCACAATACCAATTGTTATGATGTGAGCCTCTAA
- a CDS encoding TolC family outer membrane protein, with protein sequence MRWSWLIVLLGAVSVQAQPLSLRDLLERARTSEPTFLGTKAAVLAAQAREKQAFGALLPQLSMSAGTHANSRNYQTRDDTTPRASDEYNNHSTQLSLTQPLWRPADLVGVEQAKIMVAQAEYQLTAAEQELAARLVEAWFDLLAARDAKAFADQQVAALEQQWRVSVRAEELGGGSHPQTEEALAKLEQARADGVVAEAEIELKRAALEQWVGPLQDLDLPHLIGSVELLDPATQTLDAWLREVQAGNPTVLAAQRAYEAAGAEVLKQRAGHSPTLDLVASYGKNSQAVGGFPGQAGYDITQGSIGVQLNVPLFSGGAQSAKVAEALAQEERASQELEAARRSAILAAKRAWFTWRGAVARAAAGAQSIRAARVELARAGRGNERGLQTRLEILQAEQQLRAGQRDFSKGRYDQIVSVIRLKAAAGTLLLTDVTRIDRLLVPLREAADPRLPVRLAGVEDRR encoded by the coding sequence ATGCGGTGGTCGTGGCTCATCGTGCTGCTGGGCGCCGTGAGTGTCCAGGCGCAGCCCCTTTCCTTGAGGGATTTGCTGGAGCGTGCCCGTACCAGCGAGCCGACGTTCCTGGGGACCAAGGCTGCGGTTTTGGCCGCGCAGGCCCGTGAGAAGCAGGCCTTCGGCGCTCTGTTGCCCCAGCTCAGTATGAGTGCCGGCACCCATGCCAATTCACGTAACTACCAGACTCGCGACGATACTACGCCCAGGGCCAGTGACGAATACAACAACCACTCGACGCAACTGAGCCTGACACAGCCGCTCTGGCGTCCTGCCGACCTGGTGGGGGTGGAGCAGGCGAAGATCATGGTGGCTCAGGCCGAGTATCAACTGACCGCCGCGGAACAGGAATTGGCGGCTCGGCTGGTGGAGGCCTGGTTCGATCTGCTGGCCGCCCGGGATGCGAAAGCCTTCGCCGACCAGCAGGTAGCCGCGCTCGAGCAGCAATGGCGGGTGTCGGTTCGCGCTGAAGAGTTGGGCGGCGGCAGCCATCCCCAGACCGAGGAGGCCTTGGCCAAGCTCGAGCAGGCGCGGGCGGACGGTGTCGTCGCCGAGGCGGAGATCGAGCTCAAGCGCGCCGCCCTGGAGCAGTGGGTCGGGCCGCTACAGGACCTCGACTTGCCGCACCTGATCGGCTCCGTGGAGCTGCTCGACCCGGCGACGCAGACATTGGATGCCTGGTTGCGCGAGGTGCAAGCGGGTAATCCAACCGTATTGGCCGCGCAGCGGGCCTATGAAGCTGCCGGAGCCGAGGTGCTCAAGCAGCGTGCCGGGCATTCCCCTACCCTGGACCTGGTGGCCAGCTATGGCAAGAACAGCCAGGCGGTGGGTGGCTTTCCCGGGCAGGCCGGCTATGACATCACTCAAGGCAGTATCGGGGTGCAACTGAACGTACCGCTTTTTTCGGGCGGCGCTCAATCGGCCAAGGTGGCCGAGGCCTTGGCCCAGGAAGAGCGAGCCAGCCAGGAGCTCGAAGCAGCCCGACGCTCCGCCATACTGGCGGCCAAGCGCGCCTGGTTCACCTGGCGCGGTGCGGTGGCCCGCGCGGCGGCGGGTGCCCAGAGCATTCGCGCGGCCCGTGTGGAATTAGCCCGCGCCGGCCGGGGCAATGAGCGGGGCTTGCAGACCCGTCTGGAGATCCTGCAGGCCGAGCAGCAACTGCGTGCCGGCCAGCGCGATTTCTCCAAGGGACGCTACGATCAGATCGTCTCGGTCATCCGTCTCAAGGCGGCGGCGGGTACCTTGCTGCTGACCGATGTCACCAGGATCGACAGGCTGTTGGTGCCGTTGCGCGAGGCGGCCGACCCCAGGCTCCCCGTTCGCCTGGCCGGCGTGGAGGATCGACGATGA
- a CDS encoding AAA domain-containing protein, producing MNDYALKLASYWRNSLADAENGNGALDTKQADKLFKLPNEQVSSGCLPVELSEALFTGEAVEVSTVAVTLRPLVYHARLEHGKPRKGMPAVVTPLVCGMLLARDGRLYPTSQVLVPRDILEPLDQDNFTIGSQADLDAFLSIETVPCFAPPDESETVSEEEYHRQWRAYLQFCWKMLCTVSKGWEPEQDSLMRASHGLLFKEDKPDGFSQNIVRLYDYLRHEKPEAPLFERFAQPEPSPDEPCLPPHSGFALRLAHAGDRYALAPAQRDALAHLLIGETGEVLAVNGPPGTGKTTLVLSVVASLWAQAALAGGDPPVIVASSTNNQAVTNIIAAFGKDFAQGSGPLAGRWLPDLYSFGAYFPKASAEKELSSSYQTQSFLTGLESQDYLDRAQAAYLAKAVEAFPEEPSPSVLGTVERLRQQIQHRQRQLADIEQAWSVLVAARESVALQLGADPLAALAERQRVCEEQGRLLASAQQQLKAFRHYLAHESLFYSLFGWIGAVAAKRLRLAKLHLGDAGPVLQSASSVSEIEKHLEAAEASAREAFEAREVQVRLGVQLLEAEQRALVGWQGVIAVLATPGDKPAAQVTLAECDAQADTTLRFEIFLLATHYWEGRWLMEVAETLPTLLKNRSKNGAKTIAGNWRRWMKLTPCVVATFFRLPKELLCSRYEEGSFVEDYLTDFIDLLIVDEAGQVLPEVAAPSFALARQALVIGDTQQIEPIWSIPAKVDIGNLANVGLVARDRVKQDYAAFSKGGRSSASGSVMAIAQSASRYHYDPDLARGMYLYEHRRCYDSIIAFCNALCYKGKLQPCRGQKPEGGLPGLGYLHVDGRCRQSGNGSRENLLEAQTIAAWIQAHEAELRARYDDRPLSEILGVITPFGAQSAAIVQACAALGIRAGKGAGEITVGTVHSFQGAERPVVIFSAVYSKHDDGAFIDRRDSMLNVAVSRAKDSFLLFGDMDLIGQVPASKPRGLLARFLLEDPASELQFTYQARQDLAAGLSHLHEWADHDAFLKQTLRTARQQVQIVTPWVRLHCLRSTGALAQMGETVQRGVQVEVYTDLLLNTEPSFSMPEGKPEKVAQFKAALAEMAAQDIQVWVVRKVHSKLLMADQELLCVGSFNWLSAQREGDFVRHETSMVYRGAAVQDEIEVNRSSLAARVTTFTP from the coding sequence ATGAACGACTACGCGTTGAAGCTCGCCAGCTACTGGCGCAACTCCCTGGCTGATGCCGAGAATGGCAATGGCGCCCTGGATACCAAGCAAGCCGACAAGCTCTTCAAGCTCCCGAATGAACAAGTATCGAGTGGGTGCCTTCCGGTCGAGCTCAGCGAAGCCCTGTTCACTGGCGAGGCGGTCGAGGTCTCCACGGTAGCGGTTACCTTGCGTCCGCTGGTGTACCACGCCAGGTTGGAGCACGGTAAGCCGCGCAAGGGAATGCCGGCCGTGGTCACACCTCTGGTCTGCGGCATGCTGCTTGCCCGGGATGGGCGCCTATACCCAACCTCGCAGGTGCTGGTACCCCGCGACATTCTCGAGCCGCTGGATCAGGACAATTTCACCATCGGCAGCCAGGCTGATCTGGACGCCTTCCTGTCCATAGAGACGGTCCCCTGTTTTGCTCCACCTGATGAAAGCGAGACGGTGAGCGAAGAGGAGTATCACAGGCAATGGCGTGCCTACCTGCAATTCTGCTGGAAGATGCTGTGCACGGTCAGCAAGGGCTGGGAACCTGAGCAAGACAGCCTGATGCGTGCCAGTCATGGTTTGTTGTTCAAGGAAGACAAACCGGATGGCTTCAGCCAGAACATCGTGCGTCTCTACGATTACCTGCGTCATGAAAAACCCGAGGCACCGCTGTTCGAGCGGTTCGCCCAGCCTGAACCCAGCCCAGACGAACCTTGTCTGCCGCCTCACAGCGGCTTTGCCCTGCGCCTCGCTCATGCGGGCGATCGATACGCCCTCGCACCGGCCCAGCGTGATGCCCTGGCTCATCTGCTGATAGGCGAGACGGGTGAGGTACTTGCGGTAAATGGTCCGCCGGGCACGGGCAAGACCACCTTGGTGTTGTCCGTAGTGGCCTCGCTCTGGGCTCAGGCGGCGCTGGCAGGAGGCGACCCACCGGTGATCGTCGCCAGCTCCACCAACAACCAGGCGGTCACCAACATCATTGCCGCGTTCGGCAAGGACTTCGCGCAGGGGAGTGGCCCCTTGGCTGGACGCTGGTTGCCAGACCTGTACAGCTTCGGTGCCTACTTCCCCAAGGCCTCGGCCGAAAAGGAGCTATCGAGCAGCTATCAGACCCAGAGCTTTCTCACTGGATTGGAGTCGCAAGACTATCTGGACCGTGCCCAGGCTGCTTATCTGGCCAAAGCCGTCGAGGCCTTTCCCGAGGAGCCATCCCCCAGCGTGCTCGGCACCGTCGAGCGACTACGACAGCAGATCCAGCATCGACAACGACAACTGGCTGACATCGAACAGGCATGGTCCGTTTTGGTCGCTGCCCGTGAGAGCGTCGCGCTGCAGCTAGGGGCAGATCCCCTGGCGGCCCTAGCGGAGCGTCAACGCGTTTGCGAGGAGCAGGGACGCCTGCTGGCCAGCGCACAGCAGCAGCTGAAGGCTTTCCGCCATTACCTGGCCCATGAGTCGCTGTTCTACAGCCTGTTCGGTTGGATCGGGGCAGTGGCGGCCAAGCGCCTACGCTTGGCCAAGCTGCACCTTGGCGACGCCGGCCCGGTGTTGCAAAGCGCTTCGAGCGTTAGCGAGATAGAAAAACACCTGGAGGCTGCCGAAGCTAGCGCTCGTGAAGCCTTCGAGGCGCGAGAAGTGCAGGTGCGACTTGGCGTGCAGTTGCTGGAGGCCGAGCAGAGGGCGTTGGTGGGCTGGCAGGGAGTGATCGCGGTACTGGCCACGCCGGGCGACAAACCCGCTGCACAGGTTACCCTTGCCGAGTGTGATGCTCAGGCCGATACCACCCTGCGCTTCGAGATATTCCTGCTGGCTACCCACTATTGGGAGGGCCGCTGGCTGATGGAGGTTGCCGAAACGCTGCCTACCCTTCTCAAGAACCGCAGCAAGAACGGCGCCAAGACCATAGCTGGCAATTGGCGGCGCTGGATGAAGTTGACGCCCTGCGTGGTCGCTACCTTCTTCCGGTTGCCCAAGGAGCTGCTTTGCAGCCGCTACGAGGAAGGTAGCTTCGTCGAGGACTACCTAACCGACTTCATCGACCTGCTGATCGTCGACGAGGCTGGCCAGGTGCTGCCGGAAGTGGCCGCGCCGTCGTTCGCTCTTGCCAGGCAGGCGCTAGTGATCGGCGACACTCAGCAGATTGAGCCCATCTGGTCGATCCCCGCCAAGGTCGATATTGGCAATCTGGCTAACGTGGGGCTGGTTGCACGTGACCGGGTAAAACAGGACTACGCCGCCTTCAGCAAGGGTGGGCGCAGTTCAGCGAGCGGCAGCGTAATGGCCATTGCCCAGTCCGCAAGTCGCTACCATTATGACCCGGACTTGGCCCGCGGCATGTATCTGTACGAGCACCGGCGCTGCTATGACTCGATCATCGCCTTCTGCAACGCCCTTTGCTACAAGGGCAAACTGCAACCCTGTCGTGGGCAGAAGCCGGAAGGTGGATTGCCTGGGCTAGGCTATCTGCACGTCGATGGGCGGTGCCGGCAGAGCGGTAACGGCAGCCGGGAGAACCTGCTCGAAGCCCAAACCATCGCGGCTTGGATCCAGGCCCACGAAGCTGAATTGAGGGCGCGCTACGACGACCGACCGCTATCCGAGATCCTGGGGGTGATCACGCCCTTCGGCGCTCAGTCCGCGGCCATCGTACAGGCCTGTGCGGCGTTGGGTATCCGCGCCGGCAAGGGCGCCGGTGAGATCACCGTGGGGACGGTGCATTCGTTCCAGGGTGCGGAGCGTCCAGTAGTGATCTTCTCTGCGGTGTACTCCAAGCACGATGATGGCGCCTTTATCGATCGTCGGGACAGCATGCTCAACGTGGCGGTTTCCCGGGCCAAGGATAGTTTTCTGTTGTTCGGCGACATGGATCTGATTGGCCAGGTACCGGCCAGCAAACCGCGTGGCTTGCTGGCGCGCTTCCTGCTGGAAGATCCGGCGAGCGAGCTGCAGTTCACCTATCAAGCCAGGCAGGACTTGGCTGCCGGGCTCAGCCATCTGCACGAATGGGCGGACCACGATGCCTTTCTCAAGCAAACGCTGCGGACGGCGCGCCAGCAAGTCCAAATAGTCACGCCCTGGGTGCGTCTGCATTGCCTGCGGAGCACCGGCGCCTTGGCGCAAATGGGCGAAACGGTGCAGCGGGGCGTGCAGGTCGAGGTCTATACGGACCTGCTCCTGAATACTGAACCGTCCTTTTCGATGCCTGAAGGAAAGCCGGAAAAGGTGGCGCAGTTCAAGGCGGCCCTAGCCGAGATGGCGGCACAGGACATCCAGGTATGGGTCGTGAGGAAGGTGCACAGCAAGCTGTTGATGGCCGACCAAGAGTTGTTGTGCGTCGGCTCGTTCAACTGGCTAAGCGCTCAGCGCGAGGGTGATTTCGTGCGCCACGAAACTTCCATGGTCTACCGAGGCGCTGCTGTGCAGGATGAGATCGAGGTGAACCGTAGCAGCCTCGCGGCGCGGGTAACGACCTTTACCCCTTAG
- a CDS encoding peptidase M50, with the protein MTRSLFSSSWHSVADLRPRLAAQARIERHLYRNQVWYVVQDQSGGRYHRLSPAAYALVRGMDGSRTVQALWEQANAAGTGDDCTQNEIVDLLVQLHGADLLQGDTSPDSWALLERYKQKRRMTWKQYLLNPMSLKLPLVDPHEFLDSWAPRLAWCFGRLGLALWLAVVLPALVLAGQHWSELTHNLSEQVLSSSNLLVMVLVFPIVKLLHELGHAFAVRVWGGTVREAGVMLLVFAPVPYVNASASAAFPSKWRRAVVAAAGMLVEVFIAALALYAWLLVEPGVARAVAYNVMVVAGVSTLVVNGNPLLRYDAYYILCDLIEIPNLAQRGQKYLTYLWDRYVFGAHDVQAPQETASEKRWLFCYTPLAWCYRVFVTLSIILFVSGEFFIFGTLIALWGLVTLIGVPLWKAWRHVTRSPGLQRRRAQAVRLSLALIAGVAALAFIVPMPLYTRAEGVVWLPDQSIVRAGGDGFFVSWYVQPGSRVSKGDLLFEQEDRSLATEIEVARAKVDEAQARFLGEAFTDPVKARVSERQLQQEQAILAKLEERAGRLLGRAQTDGVLAAAQAQDLPARYLKKGEVIGHVLAKDALVARTVVSQDDIHLVRAYFQGAELRLADSIRHAASVALIRPPAGGVDELPTPALGLSGGGRIPTLPSDPNGVKTVERVFMVDLALPADLPPAAFGERVYARFDHGWEPLAWQGLRRLRQLFLGRFGV; encoded by the coding sequence ATGACGCGTAGTCTGTTCAGTTCCTCTTGGCACAGCGTTGCCGATCTGCGACCACGCCTGGCGGCTCAGGCGCGGATCGAGCGTCATCTGTATCGCAACCAGGTCTGGTATGTGGTGCAGGACCAGAGTGGTGGTCGCTATCACCGGTTGTCACCTGCGGCCTACGCCCTGGTTCGAGGCATGGACGGTTCGCGCACGGTCCAGGCGTTGTGGGAACAAGCCAATGCCGCCGGTACAGGTGATGACTGCACGCAGAACGAGATCGTGGACCTGCTGGTGCAACTGCATGGCGCCGACCTGCTACAGGGCGATACCAGCCCGGACTCCTGGGCGCTGCTCGAGCGCTACAAGCAGAAGCGCCGGATGACCTGGAAGCAGTACCTGCTCAACCCGATGAGCTTGAAGCTGCCCCTGGTGGATCCGCACGAGTTCCTGGACAGCTGGGCGCCACGTCTGGCTTGGTGCTTCGGGCGCCTGGGGCTTGCACTGTGGCTGGCGGTGGTACTACCTGCCTTGGTGCTGGCCGGGCAGCACTGGAGCGAGCTGACCCATAATCTGTCGGAGCAGGTGCTGTCGTCGAGCAACCTGCTGGTGATGGTGCTGGTCTTCCCGATCGTGAAGCTGCTGCACGAGCTTGGCCATGCGTTCGCGGTGCGGGTATGGGGTGGCACGGTGCGCGAAGCGGGCGTGATGCTGCTGGTCTTCGCACCGGTACCCTATGTCAACGCCTCGGCGTCGGCGGCATTTCCCTCCAAATGGCGGCGAGCCGTGGTAGCGGCCGCCGGCATGCTGGTGGAGGTGTTCATCGCTGCCTTGGCGCTGTATGCCTGGTTGCTGGTCGAGCCAGGCGTGGCGCGCGCCGTAGCCTACAACGTGATGGTGGTGGCGGGTGTCTCGACCCTGGTGGTCAACGGCAATCCACTGCTGCGCTATGACGCCTATTACATACTCTGCGATCTCATCGAGATCCCCAATCTAGCTCAGCGTGGTCAGAAGTACCTGACGTACCTGTGGGATCGCTACGTGTTCGGCGCCCATGACGTGCAGGCGCCGCAAGAGACGGCCAGTGAGAAGCGCTGGCTGTTCTGCTATACACCGCTGGCCTGGTGCTACCGGGTGTTCGTCACGCTGTCGATCATCCTTTTCGTATCTGGAGAGTTCTTCATCTTTGGCACCTTGATCGCCCTGTGGGGGCTGGTGACCTTGATCGGAGTACCACTTTGGAAGGCCTGGCGGCATGTGACCCGTAGCCCGGGGTTGCAACGTCGCAGGGCTCAGGCCGTGCGTTTGAGCCTGGCTTTGATAGCCGGGGTCGCGGCGCTGGCCTTTATCGTGCCGATGCCGCTATACACCCGTGCAGAGGGCGTGGTGTGGTTGCCTGATCAGTCCATCGTGCGGGCCGGCGGTGATGGGTTCTTCGTGAGTTGGTATGTTCAGCCGGGCTCTCGAGTGAGCAAGGGCGACCTCTTGTTCGAGCAGGAGGACCGCTCGCTCGCGACCGAAATCGAGGTGGCGCGTGCCAAGGTGGACGAGGCCCAGGCGCGTTTCCTAGGGGAGGCGTTCACCGATCCGGTCAAGGCGCGCGTGAGCGAGCGCCAGTTGCAGCAGGAGCAGGCGATACTGGCCAAGCTCGAGGAGCGGGCAGGGCGCCTGCTGGGCCGAGCACAGACCGACGGGGTTCTGGCTGCCGCGCAAGCGCAAGACTTACCGGCACGTTATCTGAAGAAGGGCGAGGTGATTGGTCATGTTCTCGCCAAGGACGCCTTGGTCGCCCGTACGGTGGTATCGCAGGACGACATCCATCTGGTTCGCGCCTATTTTCAGGGCGCCGAACTGCGCCTGGCCGACAGCATCCGGCATGCCGCGTCGGTGGCGCTGATCCGCCCACCTGCGGGTGGGGTCGATGAATTGCCGACGCCCGCGCTGGGCTTGTCGGGGGGCGGAAGGATTCCAACGCTGCCCAGTGATCCAAACGGCGTTAAGACAGTAGAGCGTGTTTTCATGGTGGATCTTGCTCTGCCCGCGGATCTTCCTCCGGCAGCGTTCGGCGAGCGCGTCTATGCCCGCTTCGACCATGGCTGGGAGCCATTGGCCTGGCAGGGGCTACGTCGCCTCCGGCAACTGTTCCTGGGGCGATTCGGTGTCTGA